A window of Mucilaginibacter sp. PAMC 26640 contains these coding sequences:
- a CDS encoding 23S rRNA (pseudouridine(1915)-N(3))-methyltransferase RlmH, which produces MKITFITVGKTEDAYLKDGIDKYVKRLKHYAKLELVEIAELKNTKALTEEQQKTKEAELILKKVTTQDHLILLDEAGQEFTSVQFANYLNKRAISSVSSLVFVVGGPYGFDQSVYQRANDKISLSRMTFSHQMVRLFFVEQLYRAFTIIKGEPYHHQ; this is translated from the coding sequence ATGAAGATCACTTTTATAACCGTTGGCAAAACAGAAGATGCCTACCTTAAAGATGGAATAGATAAGTATGTGAAGCGCCTGAAGCATTACGCTAAACTGGAACTGGTTGAAATAGCTGAATTGAAAAATACCAAAGCGCTAACCGAAGAACAGCAAAAAACGAAAGAAGCGGAGCTGATCCTGAAGAAAGTAACCACGCAGGATCACCTCATCTTACTGGATGAAGCAGGGCAGGAGTTCACTTCGGTACAGTTTGCCAATTACTTAAATAAGCGCGCCATCAGTTCGGTAAGCAGCCTGGTATTTGTGGTAGGCGGGCCGTATGGGTTTGATCAGTCGGTTTACCAACGGGCAAACGATAAGATCTCGCTTAGCCGGATGACGTTCTCGCACCAGATGGTGCGATTGTTTTTTGTAGAGCAGCTTTACCGGGCATTTACCATCATTAAAGGTGAGCCTTACCATCATCAGTAA